The stretch of DNA AGAGATGTGCTGTTCAAGTGATTCTGAAGGCACCCCAAGGTATATCTGTAATTTAAATGATTACTGCAAATATTTTGACTTCACTGTGACTTTTATGTGCATCTGTTAATTTAGTATTTCTCTGTGTTCTGTAGACTAGTGTTCTTCCATCCTTCAACTGAGCTCAAAGTAGGTTTTGTTGTACCATTGTGATTAGGATTTAAACTAATTAAGAGAATTGTACCCTTTACTGTACATActgtattctttcatttttaatttgttgtcACACTGTCTGTGCTGATGGCTTGGCTGAAGATTTTGATGCATAAATGAGGTCACTGTTGATCAGTGTTGCTAGTGGCTTAGCAGCTCTTTGTAAAAGCTTATTGGGTTGGAAAGGTGTTTGCCTCTTTTTCAGATTATTTAAAAGATGTCTGGTACCATTTAAAAGTGGTTGTATCTGAATTTACTGTGGGGATAACATACACTGTATTGGgggaaaattacttaaaatcaatttcaaAATGGCTTTTCTTTGTATTTCGGTTTAAAACCCAGTGCATGTACGCCCTCTGAGATGCAATAAACACCttgaacaaagaaaacacaaatacaacTTTCTCTCTTTGGTTACTTTTTGGAGAATAGGTCTGTTTCCAATGGAACAAAATACGGGAAAAAGCTTAATATATTCAGAGTGAGAAATACTGTTGAAGCCCATATGGTTTTTTCGTTTTTAAGacctattcattttttattgcaaagtcagatatacagcgaggaggagagacagagaggaggatcttccattcggtgattcaccccccaagtgacagcaatggctgtagctgaaccattccaaagccaggagtccagagtctcttccaggtctcccatgcgggtacatggtcccaaggctttggggccatcctcgactgctttccaggccataagcggggagctgaatgagaagcagggccaccaagattagaactggtgcccatgtgagatcctggtgtgttcaagttggggactttagccactaggctactgtgccaggccccaatatGGTTTTAATTATCTTACAATAAATTGAAAACAAAGGGGGAAAGAGATTAGTGTTCACTTGGGATTGCAtgattaatgtaaaaaaaaaggttaaaattttatttagcaAAATAGCTATGTGTTTTTAgtgtgaatcttaaaaaaaaaaacaaacagttaAAGTCTTGTAATAGTTTTCTGAAAATTCTCCAGAACTGTTGAAGAATACTAGGACTTTAGGTTAGAGGTTGCATATACATGCTTATATGAATATACAGCCTCAGGCGAAATCTAGATTAACCTTTTTAGtgatatttgatattttaacTCTAAAATGAGATCACATCTCGAAAATATTCCAATCTGAAAAAGAAGTATTTCTCAAATGAAAGGATATTCTTATTATGTTATAAAACTGTCATTTTAGTTACCTAGAATTTATGTTGTGAGAACAAATTTTTAGGAACTGGTAAGTGATTAGTTaatatgattttaatttattacatttgaatattttacttggacatgttaaaataaaaatttttttccttattttttttctttaaacaatccACATGGTAtaaattttttggttttgttttaaagatttatttatttgaacatcaaagttgcagagagagtgggggagggatatattatccactggttcactcccctgatggctacacagttggggctgggccaggttgaagccaggagccaggagttcatctAGATATATCCTGTGTGCAGATAGGGGCCCAAacgcttaggccatcttctgctgcttcccaggctatgATCAggcagctggacgggaagtgaagcagccttgaCAAGGATTGTGTGGTGCCAGTGTCGTAGGTAGCAATTTCactcattgtgccacagtgccggcctCTACATGAGAATGTGCTTAACACGCTTCTCAGTTGCAATGAGACCTCTGTGGCAGGTCATCTAGATCACCCTTTCAGCCTTTAACAAACAAAATTTAAGCCAAAGATGTCTAGTGCTGTTGTTATGAAGACATGCAGAAATGGAAATTCTACTTATCTATGTTAGTAAATGGCTTGTATCTTTAATTACTCTCAAAGTCCCATCACTATTTCTTGACTACTGAAgatactttttttaatatatttcttttattagaACAAGCTTTGGtctaattattaaaataatgtagGCCACGAGAGAAAGACCAAAAACACAAAGGAGGAAATAGAAAGTACCTGTAATCCTTGTAGGCCCATGGAGCTGTCATCAGAATCCTGTCTCTTAAAGAAATAGAAATCCTATATGCTCACCAAATGAACTCTCTTTAGTTCTCACTGGGGTAGAAAGCACTGCTATGACTTTGTGGTGAATTTTAACATACTATGCTTTTAAATGAATGATTAAGGAGCCTCCCAGAGGAACTACACAGTGCCTATTGATGgaagaataaataagtaaataaataaaataagaaaataaaataatatttttgatgatgtttacatagttgatttgtgtgggaacagttgaggattaggggaaagtgggtaagaacattgtttcaacattttcttttttcttcttcctgtatttggtggAAAGGGAGAAATAAGCTGCAACCAGCCTCCCAACCCTCTTAGTACCGGAAATGAGGAAAGGCCACCCTGGGTCCCCAAAgtggaacatgctccaagggtctgcTTAAGTGGGTTTTAatagttcagtagttctgaaatgctgttaatcttgcagatccaaggatgaggaaatcctttcaaggtccattggctggcataaTCCACCTGATATAGATTTTTAATAGATAAAGCTACAAgagcaacatttttaaagatatatttatttgaaagagttaaagatgGAGAAATAGGGAGCTTCCCTTCTctgattcattcttcagatggcaACAGctaccagggctggaccagggtgaagccaagagctgctgcTGGGTCTTCACGTGGCTTGCAGccacccaggcacttggatcatcttccactgctttcccaggtacattaacagggggCTGGCTCGGAAATGGACCAAGCAGAACTGGAATcagcaccatgtgggatgccagcattggctTAATGTgatgtaccacagtgctggcccatataagagcatttttaaaagtcagacatTGGGAGCTTGCtgcttaagatttttttgtgttctttattttttattttatattattgtttGGTAATGATTACAgggttgatcagggtgagaagggtcaaggtttagggaaaattgggtgaactcaatgcttccaaatttgctatttcttcttgttgaaggGAATTGTTTAGTTGAGATTTTCACAATGCCAAAAAACTAATCTTTCCTGATAATTTTCAAGACAGGTCCAGTTTGCCTGCAGCACAATGGCATGTGGGATTTCAATACTGGCTGTGCTCTCCCTCCTAGTGTaacttcctcctctcccccttcGCTTGCATgctctcacatgcacacacacaggtgagTCTGCGCATGCCCACTCTGAGGGACCACCAGTCACTTTTTTTACCTATACCTGAAATTACTGATCCTTACAGTGTAGCCTGTTCCTGCTTCTCACCGTGTCTCAGAACACATCTTCGTCAGTCCTCGTGGTCCAAAGCATGCTGAATCCTGTTCCACTGTGAAGGTATTTTCTACTCGGGCCCACAGTGAGCTTCAGAGGCAGGAAGTATGTCTCCACTCCTGGTCAAAACCTCCTCTAACGCTTCAGCCAGAGCCAGGTAAGTGTCTGAAGGATGGATCTAGTACTTGGTTCTTAAAAGCCTTATTCGCTGACATAAATACTATTGGATTAGTGTCCAATTTCTCATTCCTAAATTATTCTCATATAATTCATTTAGTGTTAAACATTATTAGgaggttttttaatttatttttaattttaactgacAATGTatgattgtttttatttgtaaggtaTAATgtgacacaaaaataaataatgtgcAGTAATTAAATTTAACTGATCAATTCAATATCTATCAtttcctttacttcttttttacAGTTAGAACACTTGAAAATGTTCTTCAGTATGATAAATATGAGACAGTGGATATGTTAATGAATATGTACATGACAAGTATACAGTTCTGTCAATTCAGTTATTAATTAAGCAAGAAAATTTATTCATAGCAATATTTGGAATTATAGTCCATTATGATTAGTTATAGGTAGCAAAAACTTATTTCCCCATGTAACTGAAATTTTGCGTGCTTTGACCAGCATGTCTTCATCCGTAGGCAGCTCCTAGTAACTACCATTCTAGActccagtttcattgggagtcctgcttttattcaggaatagaaatgcatactgcagtgtatcttcacctCCCAgcatgctagtctctattatacagttcctctagataaatatacatatgtatatgtttacctatatatctctattttgtattttacatggatgttgcctcatatcagagagaacatatgatatttgtcctttgtggattggcttatttcactgagcataattctCTCCAGTTGGagccattttgttacaaatagtAAAATTTGATTCATTTTAATGGCTTAGTAATGATATTCCATGGAGTACatgtaccactgtttctttatccattcctcttttgacaggcatctgggttgtttccatgtcttctctGTTGTAGGTTGTACTACTATAAATACAGGGTTGCATGCAGGTCACTATATTTGCAGATTTTCACTTCCTTCAGATATATTCTAATGATTGGAATAGCTGGATCATAgagtagatccattttcagttgtctgggCACTCTCCATGCTTCTTCTATTGCAACTTCCAATCGCTAGGATCCTCAGAAATTcacaagccattttttttttaagaaccgcTATTTTGTATCTGAAAAATTGTTCAGTTCATGAGCTAATGTGCTTTGTATGTGAACGTAGTTACCTGAACACAATACTTACCTGTTGTGTGACATTACAAGTGACttccacccaccacccaccacccagcCTCCGCCATGCCCTTTTAAGTGGTATTGCAGCTTGTGCTGGAATGTAAGTTCCCCATCAGAATGCGTAGAGTGGAGTCCCTGCAAAAATGCCTACTGTTCCCTCAGGAAACTAGTTCTCCAAAATGAGAAACTAGTTTGGAGAACTAATTTCCCCATCTGTAGAATGGGGAAAAATTCTTTCTATGTAATTAATTTAGTATTAAATGAGAATGCATAGAAAATGCTTGGCACAAAGAAATGCTCAGTAAATGCTTGATTCATATGTCACTGTGACTCATTTAACACAGAGTGCGGGAATGTGCATACCAAATAGGAAATGGTGTCTGGACAGGGCACATGCAGAGTCCAACACAGCAGTTAAGCTCCATGTCACGGAGATCCACTCTTAGATAGAACTCTCAATATCTGTCTAGCGATATGTTTttttcacacacagagagacagcaaaagagagctatgcattggttcatttccccaaactcccagcaatggccagagctgggccatggcCAGAGGTGGGAGCTGGAACACGGCAGAGCTACTGTGTGTTCACAGGAGCCCCACTGACCCatctttgctgccttctcagcatctgcattagcaggaatcttcCATCAGGATCCAGAAACAGATATTGAACCTTGATACTTGAATGTGGAACACAAATGTCAGAATCCCTGTCCTCACTCCTAGTGACACATTTTTTAGAACATAAATGAATGATTGTAGTGGAGGCTTTGGACAGTGATACAATTGAAAATGTGGACTGAAAATTGGAAGGAGACCGAAGAGTTTAACAGATATACTTAATGACAGTGATATTTTAAATAAGAAGAGCTATTTAGTGAAGCCTTAACCTAGTGGAAGTgttattaaagataaaaatatctaGAGCGAGCATAGCTGTGTGGTTCAGGTTACAGCTCTCAGGACTGGAGGAGGGAGTGCATTTTTGACCAAATGCCTAGGGCAATATGAGACCATGGCCTGGAACAACACACAGCCACTGCGCAATGCGCAGGGCCCGTAAGAATTCTCTTCCAAGAACTtaactggactataagatgctggactctatatttagtatatgcttgcaaagagggaatctcaactgaacttgaactgtggttatgcaacaaggtggagtaatccaccatggagggagggtgtggggaggggtggggagaatcccagtacctatgaaactgtgtcacgtaatacaatgtaattaatgaaaaaaaagaattctcttcCAAGGGTAAGTGGAGACAACCATTTCTTAGTGGTAGTGTTCTCTGCTATTAAGCTCAGTATTTATTTTAGGTTCTTTTTTGAATCTTCAATAATTTTGTGTTTCATCTTTCAGAGTAAAGAACTTGGTTAGGGTAAATCAGTTAACTTTATAATGTGTAATTATATTGTGAAACCAAGACAGGAAGTTAAATCTTACACTatgaaatttttataaatatgttcctaggaaagctggatttattttttaaatgcactgCTATTTTGATTCTCATGGATTTTTTAATtgatgttattattttccatgatagttttgtaggtatacgGATGCCCCCATCCCTTGCATTcctccttcactactttccccttccaccattttccccataatatcacagtagtatagtcctttagtaacagttaaaaCTTATCAgtctatttaagtgcatcatggcattacAGGTGTCAGCAAAGGtagaaaaatctagtatcatactgtcaaaGTATATTCAACCATTTCATTAGGAATAATAAGCAAATAGTATCTAATTTGCAAGGAAATGATAAAATTGATTATAAAATGAGCATATATGTTCAGTGGTTTTGTCGATTTGACTCATTTCTGACAACAGGTAAGTAATATTGTTACAGTACTGTTGctaaaacatttctattttctaaaaagaacaaagaataaTAACTATATGTTTAGTAGCTCATAACACCATTCTCCTTCTGAAAATAGTAGTTTACATGAATACATATAATTatgaagataaaacaaaaatttaatctAGAAAAAAAGTACATGGACATGGAGGGGAGTTGTAGGGGAAATAATCCGTCTAGCAAAGATTGGCCGTGGCAATGATTCCTGAGCCTGATTGGTCACCCCTTAGAGAATGGAGAGCTTTATCAACTATAGATTCTTACATCCAGTCTTATGGATTTCAGGGTAGAATGTAGTAAGACTCTAGAATATGATTTTCCAAAACTGAAACCCAAAGTCCTTCTTTGAGCAACTAAATTTGGAGACGACTAGCCTATGTGAAGGACAACTACTGAACTATCATAATtacagtgtgtatctctacttgaAGGTTATATGTGATTCTAGCAACAGATAAAATTTCTCAACAACTCAGAATAAGAAGGCCACAAAAAGGATTGTTTGATGTTGCCTAAAATTTGAGACATGTTTAGGCTGTATGTATGGTATTATGATATtctagtttccaataaaaaacgtAACTTTCATTTGGGTGTGTGTGCAAGAAAGATGTTGCTAGTTTTGTGGGCCCTTGACTGCCTAGATCATCCGTTCATGGAGCCACATCAGTCCTCCACTAGTCTCCATGAAATGATCAGACTTTCCACTTGATGTGTGCAGTAGTGCCATTtattttcccagggcacaaagcaAGTGCATTGGCACTGTagtgaattcatttctgtctTAAAAATAACATGCTTGTATTTTTGGCAATTGCTTGATAAAGTGGTAGTTTTGTTTGGCAGAAGAATCTTGTTCCTAAGCAAATccacttaaaataaattttaaagaaacagcaTTTTTGTAGCGATTGGATATTATAGCTATGACAATAAATTGTGTTGACAATTTGTCTTTTTAGGGTTTTTCTAAGGaaaaagcttattttgatgcaaaaatggaATCCATGCATAATACTTCAATAATTCATATGTTCAATGATTTTCTTGGTGAAAATTCTAATTGTATTCACAGCTTAATCCACCAAACAAAGACACAATAATGAGGACAGGCCCTCACTGGACCCCAAGTCTGCTGGTGCCCTGACCTTGCACTTCCCAGCCTTCCTCCACTAAAAACAATGACAGAATACCACTAATGAAGAGTGCTTAgacttagacttttttttaaaagtaaagaacAATTAATTTATTGCTTGCTGAAACTTTCCAAACAAAATACATATACAGATAAAGAGTAACtaattggtttattttactttttattgaattttaacaGATTCACATTACGAAAGAGTGTGTACTTATATTAAATTTGAGCTATTTGGGACACCATTTACAAAATTACTTATGATGTTATAAAACAGTCATATGCATATTAGTAAAAAATGTAGCTCCTAATTATTAAAGTAATAAGGAAAGTAATTTTGAACCCTGATGGGAACAAGGATTTGAGTGTGCCATGAAAGAGGAGAAAGCAACCCAAGAAACTACCAGGAAGAGCAGATTAAAATTCAGGCCTCCCATGCTTGAATTTTAGGATGCAGTTGACCCCAGATCAGTAAAACCCTTCACACAGAGTGCCCTGACTGAACATTTATACAAACACTCAGcatatttctatttcttcagaAACTTTGTCCTGGATGCCCACTGGGCCCTGTTCAGGTCACATCACAGCCATAGCAAGTTTGCAGCTTTAGTCCCCAATGAAAATTATCACAACCTTCTTTTAAAGGTCATATTTGTTAATTATAGTCACTTTAAGGAAAGGATTTATCAATAATTTACCAACTCAGAATTTACCAAAATCATCTGGCTGTGGACCTATGAAGAACCTTGTTTAGGGGAGAAAGACTTCTTGTTGACAAGGGTTAAAGaattcctaaccctaacagtatAACACCACATATACCATAGAACGTACAGCATAAAATGATGTGGCCCTCAGTACATGACCTTTCATAGCTGTGAACTGTTCACTGTGCATACATACAAAGTCCATGTTTTGAGTGGCAAATAAGAAAACATGAGACTTACCTATCACAGCTTCCCTATTTCTAAGCTAGATTTTCATATAACAATGTGTTTCTCCCATTTCTAAAGAATACACATGGCAATTCCTATTTTTCAAAGCAGTAAAATAGCCATTTTGTTTACGAAGTGTGCTATTTCTTCTGATTTGTAATTCTTAAACAAAAAGCCAGGTTTCTCAGATCCAGTGAAAAATGCCAAAGAAATAATGAGGGCCTGTGCTGAATTCTCCATCTGGAAATGGCACAGCCTGCAATGCAAATCATGTCTATCCTGATTCTCACTGTGTTTGCTGTCTATCTGTACATAGGCAGTTTCCCACTGAACACATAACCGACCACCTATTAGATTCCTTTTAGAACAGGACCCTGAGAATAAGTCTAACAGGAAATCATTATTTATAGTACCAGCTTGAAGTCGTGAAGAATATCTACTCTTgaaaaagacagaaggaaacagaTTGTCCCAAAACTGGACTGTTACCAAGAAAGGACAGTATATACTTGGCATGGAAGTGCTCATCTACCTTCAGTGTCCGTAACTAAACAGTTGTTAAAACTAGAAAAATCTAACTTTCAGAAAAGTTAAGTTTGTTGAAATGCTATCGATAGGGTTCAAGTCCAGGCACGGACTATGAAGTAATCTTGCTACAATGATCAGAATAGGTTTTCTCTGCCATTTAGATGAGACATGTTTTGGGGTGTCTCTTAGCCATAGGCACAATTGGCATCATTTCCGTGAATCCAGAGGCAAATCTGAGCATACTTGATGGGGGTGATGCGGACAGCAACATTGTAGTCTTTCTGAACACCGTGCACATCCACCCACTGGTGGCCAGAATAGACCGCAATGATTTTGCGCTTCCAGTTCTTCTTGTCTGGTTCTTTCAGACGCAGATAGACCCCAGAGCCGGTGGAGCCCGACTCAGCATCGCAGTATTGATAAATGAGATCATTGGATTCATCAGCCACGCTACAGAACCGGTAGACCAACTGATCAGCCCTGTCATTATCAaaccctgagaagtggatcattcctCCAGGCAGCTTCCTGATGGTTGGACTGATTCCTAATTCCATGTATTTCTTCTTGTGGGCCCGCTTCAGCTCGAGGAGGGCATAGTCAAAGTCCACATTGGGGTCTCCGCCTTCTTTTGCCCAGCCTTTTGGAATGTGTGTATTCTTGACACGGGTCCACTGGAAGGAGGGTTTTCCATCAGCCCCTCTCTGACCTCGACCCaattcctttcttctccttctacCCTTGGCTCTCTTCTGCAGGTCTTCATTGGTGCTTTCTCTTTGGTCACCATTGTTAGCTTCCCTTCTGCTCCGTTTAGAATTCCTGAGTTTCTTGTTCCCACCTTTATTTCTTATCTTCAGCAATCCCACTCTGAGCTTTCTACTCCCTTTGATGTAGTCTTTCCCGTCGTGGATGCAGTGGGCAGCTGTTAGGACGTGCTTGGGGGACACAAGAATGCCACTGCAACCGGTAGAGAGCTTCACAGCGGTACTGAAAGGGAAATTGGTTAGGAACCTTTTGTCCAGGATGCTGAACCTGCTGTCGGTGCCATATACCTGCCTCTTCCTTCTCACAGGAGCACCTTGCATGGTGACATTTTCAGACGGCTCAAGGAGCACACCTTGAACTTTCACTCTGGTTAAGGTGCGGGTGCCATTCTCAAAGACAGTCTCATACGAGAGAGACTCCTCCAATTCTGAAAGGCTGGGAGCTGGCAGTTCTTTCTGGCATTCGATGCCACACACTGTGCTTACCATTATCTTACCATCTGCCTCAAACCTGGGGCTGGTGAGATGGACAGTACTTTCACTGACAATCTGGGGTATCTTTCTCGAATGCCATGTGAAttcctgctccatttcagatccaccAATGAGGGTCCACCCAGGGGTGAAAAATACCAACCAAAATagtatattttccattttgttctttgatattttcccttaaaatggaaagaaaaaggatAAGCATTATAACATCTCCTTTTCAAATGTTactaaatgcatttcattttgcCTGTAGATTCCAAGTGTACTTTCACAACACAGTTCTTTTCACCTGACTCAGTCTTGGCATTAAGCACTCCACGTGTGGGCTCAGAGACTTCTAGAACCAGTCCAACCTTTTTCACCCAACTTTCCTTCGACCAGTCCTTGCCCACCTCTGCATCCAACCCCACCTCCAGTCACTCCCTTTCCATACAGCTCAGCACCTAAAGCAACAGGGCAAGGCCATTTGTAGCTGAAACGACAATCTCCCTCCAAAGGCCTCCTAACAATTTAAGTTCCAGGtgatttaaacagaaaattaGGAATGGCCTTCCTTGTGATTAAAACTGCCACTTgagatgctggaatcccatatggaagccagttcataTCTGGGCTGCTCTGTTCCactcctggtccagctcctgtTAATGGCCTAAGAAGCCAACAAAAGATGGCCCCTGTAGTCACATGAGAGGCTCATATgaatctgctggctcctggctctggcctggcacagccctggctattggagccatctggggagtgaaccagctaatggaagcactctctctctctctcttttttttttttttttgtttctgtctgtgtaactctttcaagtaaatagataaatcttgaaaacaaaaagacaaaggaagggTGGAAAGgcaagaggagggaggagaaagagaagaagaagaaaaaaggttgGCTCCTTAAAAGCAGCATCATAAAAATCCTCATCTTTAGAATTGTTTATTACAGAGTTCAAAAAACATGTATTGGAACACAGAAAATTTCCCTAAGCCGAGATTTGCTGAGCTTGCTGACAAGAAGTCACAACGCAAGGTAGTAGAgtttttataaatgaataaatgttctgTCTGATTTTTACAGAATCCCTGATCATAAAGATAAAATATACAGCACAGgtcactttttctttaaaaaaaaaattctacttggAACCATTCTAGTGAAGCAGCATTCAAAAATGCCTTGTTATGGATTTTACTGTGTGTTGAATTAGCTGGTAGAATTTATGAAACACATGGGATGGTCCTGGACATGATAACAATTAATGATATGCCcttttcatctttctctctgttttccttctctctgttaatctgactttccaataaaaataaatactttaaaaaagaagaagaagataaaCTAGACCAATGGCTCTCAGATCATAGTCCCAGGACCAGTAACCTCACCGTCACCCAGACACTTGTTTAAGATGCTCACTGTTAAGTCCAGACCAATGGTCAGAAACTCTGATAAGGTGAAGGGAGGTATCCCAGCTACCTATATTTCAAACATCCCTGCAGATAATTCTGATGGGTAATAACAGTTGAAAAGccactgcaacagccaaggccctGGTGCAACTGCTGCAGTCACTCTACCAGGCAGTCCTTCCAGGCCTGATTGCTTAACCAAGTTTCAAATGACATCTGTCCCctcaaataaaattgatttattcTGATTCTGTTCTTTTACTCTATTAGTAACTGTTAATATCAAAAAGCTCATTATTTAAGAAACAGGCATAACTTATATGCAAGTAATTTAAAATACTTGcgggaaaaaaacaaattcagtagGCCTATATGCAATGCTTCCAACATGGatctcacagtgccagccctgttgGGAGCTCCACCCAACGCACCCAAGGAATAAAAGCTGTGCCCACATCCATCCATGGTAATGGCAAAGGCAGAGCCTTGTACTGTGACCTCTGAATCACAGTAATAACAGGCCATGGATATAGTTAGCCTAATTTGGCCTGTAATTTAAAATTGGACAAATGTTTGAGTATAATTTCTTTTTGTGATCATGGTATCttccctgccaggtaagtattaAATAtactttcttttcaaaattcTAAGTGTGCCTTGTGGTAAAATCTCAATGCAATCTAAATGACAGCTCTGATTGATGGAGCAATCCGCACTTCACTGCACCAACTCACTGACCTCAATAAACAGTTGTGTGGTACACTGAGAATATCTGAAAATTCTAATGTCCCATGTCTTTCCAAACTGTTCTCTTTTTTCATGCCTTTTATTATAATGACCCTTATTgtcacttcccaggtggttggATTTGGGGCTGCAGAAGGCAATTTGGGTTAATGAAGTCCAGCTGCAGTCAGTTCTGTCCAGAGTGAGTTAGTATACACATTGTTGATTATGGGTTGCAtcatgaaacagaataaaaaggaaCCAGGCGGAAACAAGACATCTGTGTATCTAAATAAACCCTTAGTGATGGAACAGACtcaatgccacagtgctggcctagcACTCAACTACAAGACAGATAACTTACTATTACCTTTCATTATTAGTTTGTGCATTCTTAGAGA from Ochotona princeps isolate mOchPri1 chromosome 1, mOchPri1.hap1, whole genome shotgun sequence encodes:
- the PRSS35 gene encoding inactive serine protease 35; amino-acid sequence: MENILFWLVFFTPGWTLIGGSEMEQEFTWHSRKIPQIVSESTVHLTSPRFEADGKIMVSTVCGIECQKELPAPSLSELEESLSYETVFENGTRTLTRVKVQGVLLEPSENVTMQGAPVRRKRQVYGTDSRFSILDKRFLTNFPFSTAVKLSTGCSGILVSPKHVLTAAHCIHDGKDYIKGSRKLRVGLLKIRNKGGNKKLRNSKRSRREANNGDQRESTNEDLQKRAKGRRRRKELGRGQRGADGKPSFQWTRVKNTHIPKGWAKEGGDPNVDFDYALLELKRAHKKKYMELGISPTIRKLPGGMIHFSGFDNDRADQLVYRFCSVADESNDLIYQYCDAESGSTGSGVYLRLKEPDKKNWKRKIIAVYSGHQWVDVHGVQKDYNVAVRITPIKYAQICLWIHGNDANCAYG